CATTAATTTCAGCAACATTTATATACGTTGCAAACCTATTTACAGGTAAAAAAAATACATTCCGATGATAATTCCAGCAGAATTTCTGCACCTTCATATACCATTGTAGATCCACTAAAAGACCCAAAATTTTCATATGAACATATGGTTCGTCACCACAATCCATCAAGATATATCAGTTTGTAATAAAGATACGAATTATATGAATTTCTCGAGTTGAATCATGTAACAGATGAACCATACAATTATTTGgttgattcaaaaataaataCTAACAACGGTCACGAATCCAAGCTTCTAAATTTGAAAATATGAATTTGTTCATAAGAATACCTTCAGATGTTTACATATACGTTGAATCAGAAGTACCAATGGTGGAAGAGCATTAAAATCAATATCCTGCAGAGTACATGACAGAATTATAATCCAACTGAAGTTGATGCAGAAGCTTCGTAGTTTATTGACGAAACCAAAATGTGACACTTCAATTCAGAACaaatgaaatcaaaaacaaaatctcGATAGTGAACTTACTTCGAAACAATGTTCGTCTAAAATTTAAGTTAAGGCCTGAAAAGAGGTAAAAGTTAAGGTTAATAGTAAAATTCAATGTGTTAATGAGAGATAACACAGAACCCGGGGTTACTATTCGCACCTTATATGGAAACATTTTTCATAATGTCTGGGTATCGCCATCATCGACTGAGCACATCTGTATAAGTATAAAAGAGAAACAAGCTTGTTATAACCACCGGTAATAGATGGGCACTCCCAATCCCACCACCACCAGCTATGAATTATTATTACTAAGCTTTGAAGACAAAAACATCTAACTGAAAATAATGATGTTCACGCTCGTATAAAACACGATGCAGAGAATAAACACAAACCTTGATCCTTGAGTTTCAGATGGCATCGAGCAAGCTCAGTGTAGTTAATCAACTACAAAAATCGATTCAGAAATAAAATCAGATAGGAATGGCTGATCAAGTGTAATTGGATGTTGCTTCGATTCTCATTGGCATGATTTATGCAAGTTTTCATACTGATTACCCTGGACATAATAAATCTGAAAAGTAAAACTAGAAGATAAATATCTGCCAACTAGAGCTGAAGACCCATCATGAACATCTCCTGGAAGATGGTTAATCAGCTAAAGCATGTTTAGATCCTTCATCCACCACGACCCACCCAAGATTCACTCCAATACAATCTAAAACAAGTACATAACTGTGCTACCCCCACGTGGTATATAGACTACAAAATCATTACCATATATAAGTTTTGATAATATGAGTTTGATTGGGAGTATGATATTCAAAATGATACCTCTGCACAAGATCTTGTACTTCCGTAATAAGCTTTCCACTTTATGGTCATGATATTCAAAATGCTGCTCCAGTGCTGGTCATTATGATGTCCTCATCCTGCTTGTCACCAGGCCTTGGATGACCTCTAAGGTGAACATTCTGTCGAGGAACGATTGAGTGTGTCAAGTATATAAAAGTGAATGAAAAAAACGTAAATAAAAAAGCTAAATAATTCAAAATAATATCTTTGCTGCGTGCATACAGAAAGGTCCCAAGTGCAGCACTTGTGGGTCTCTCTGCTAGTAACTAACTGGGATTACTCATTGGCATTATTTATGCAAGTTTGACCTGATTTAAACATTATTGAATCTATCTGAAGCAAATGCAAACCTTTCAAAAACAAATCAGATAGGAACACCGGCCGTTTAGCATGGAATTGAACAACAACTCTTCAATATTCCACAAGTAACTGAACTGCAATCACCCTGCTTGAAACATCATCTAGATATATAGAAAAACAGTGAAAAGTGGAGAACTCTCACCAGTAAGAATGATAGAAAATCAAAGTCAAGAACTGGTACCAAACTGGTGCAAGGAAACCCCTTATCTGAAAAGAGATTACTACTAACCATGGTCACGAATCCAAGTTGCTGAATTTCAAAATATGGAAGTTAGTTCATAAGAATACCATCAGTTGTTTTCGATACAAAAAAATACCATCAGTTGTTTACATATACGTCGTAATGAGAAGTAGCAATGGTGGAAGAGCATTAAAATCAAACCTGGTCTTCTTAGGTAGTAGTTATGTTAGTAGGGACTTGGTGACCTTGTGCGACGGGAAGGCTGgcgaacaaaaaaagaaaaaacaggacTCCCCACCGTCATGCATTGTAAGGAGCTGGTTTAAGGCCAAGAAAAcatatataagaaacaacttcagACATGATGAAAAATGTTTTTATAAATCATTAGTTACCTGATGAGGTAGGGCCGATGCCACTGCTCTCTCACGCTTGACTGCAACTTCTTTCCCTTTCTACAGCATAGCTCGAATTTCTTCCACAGCATGGCAATTGGTATGTGTTCTGATACATAAACCATGGGAATTCTATAGACAACCACTGACATTAGAATATAAAGTTCGACATGACACGAAGTAACATGACCTTACCATCATACTGAAAGTTCTTACCTCTATCACCATTATTCTAgtacaaagatttgttcaacgGTAAATCTCTATGGTGAAGAGGTTCCACGTCTCAATTCACATGACTGATTAACGCAATTGCTTCTTGTCTCTCTCTGTAAGATGCTCAAGTTACCGTATCCAGTCCAACAATAATTAGAGATCCACCTATTACGCTGCACATGGATATCAGACAAGTTGGATTTAGCCTCAGGTTTGAATGGCCTAAGCCTATACGTGAATATAATTGCGATTTTATTTCAAATAATTATAAGGAGTTGAGTATTGGTGGGACCTTCCAAGGTAAATAGCGTCTCCTAGGAAAATCGTTGATAGAAAAACAGATGCAAAGAGAGCCACCAGTGTTGGACCATGTCGTTGCTATTAACATCAGATGCAACAATTCCCTagcagaaaacaaagaagaacggAAAACAATAAAGACCTGCAGTTTCATTTACTGTAGCTTCAAACTAAATACGCGAAATCACATGGTTCTTGTAAGCTTACTGACAGAACCTCGCTGTAGTCATCAAATTGGGGTACTCCCAGTTACATCCATACTATTCAATAAACAGATTTACAATATGGGCTTGTTTATCGAATCATAGTTGGCAGTTGGATTCAGTGAGTCAATTGAATCATAAGCACTTTTAAAGCAGTTAATAATCATAACCGGGCATTCTTTAAACTGACAAACTGAACTTAgccaacatatcaacatttaatAGAACTAATGAGAAGTACTTACAGCACATAAATCTGCAGCCAACTTAGATCGCGTCAAAGTCCAGACAATATTTCCATCTGTGGCAGATATTCTAGCAATAACCATGAACATTTCATCAAAGAAGTATGAGCTTGCAGCCACTGATAGGCTGGCCGGATACTTTAGTAGCAGCGGAGCCTGAAAGTTGTACTATTGTTTATTCAAATTTCACATTTCAGGCAATACCATCGTTTACCAGTACTATGAAAAAACTAAATACCTGCAAGGATAGATATGCAGCCATGCAAAAGCAATTTCCAATCAAACTAGATATAAACCATCCAGCAGGTTCTGGTTGTGCCCCGGCAATGAAATCATTTTCGTGCAACAATACAGTAACATCGTTTCCGAATATAGCTGACCCTTGAACAAAACCATCAGTATAGCTCCATAATTCAACAGAATCGAAgttgaaattaaaaaattaatattaCACATAACCAATAAATTGATACGATGTCATTACAGGCATTTTATTAGCACCTAAAATGTCTTTACAGTTTACAAGTATTTATATCAACACCTGACAAAGGCGTAACCATGTGATAAGAAACCAAAGTTTTATAGAAACAACTAAAGACCCACAAATGTCAAGTAACACCCATTCGCATATACAAGACCTTTTCTTGTCTAAAACACTTTCTCATGCTGACGACAACTAGTCACAATTGATTATATGGCTAAAATAACACATGcactcaacatatatgcatatttTGTTTGGCCAAGTGATAACTTCAACATAACTATACAAACCCTCCAGAGACAACAACATCATCAAACCCTTAAGACAATAAGCTTAAGAGCTACAACCCCATGAGAATAAGAACAAGAACATTAAAAAATTAAGCCTAATATCTGTGGAAGGACAAGTGTTATTTTGGTGATAAGTTCATCCAGTCAGTTTATACGATGCCAACAAAGAATTATGGATCATGATGACATGATGGAAATAGGCAATTTTCTAGTGAGATTCTGGGACTGATTACTATGTAACCAAAGAAGTCCCACAAATTGCAGAAGTTAATCTTAAATCAAATACCGTTCTCAAAGTCTAGGAAGCAAATTATCAAATAAATTAACGAATACACGGATTATCAGTGGAAGATCGAAAGATGATAACGAACCTCCTTCATTTCTTTAACTGCTTCAAAtctgagaaacaaaaaaaaatgaaaaaaaaacaatgaaattcatcgaatagAAATTGAATCCACGAAGAAAAGACTCCAACTTTGCAGAGTTAGGTCAAACAATAGATCAAAAAATAACCAACAAAGTCAAAATTAAACAACAGTACTAGTAGATAATGGTTTATACCTGATGATAATCAACAAAGCAAATAACTATCAGATGGATTGATTTTGGATTTCAGGAACAAAATTAATTTTCTAGGTTTAGGAATTTTTTAAGATTTTAGAAAATAGATCGAAATTTCTGGGTTTTGATTACTGAAATAAAGGTTTTGATTTCGTTAGGAAAGCTAAACAAATCTCTGGGTTTGATTCTGAGAGAAGGTTTTGATTTTGAGAGAAAAACTGAAAAGAGGTCTCGGTTTTTCTCGGAAGAACTCTCTGAAATGagagagaaaaaataaaaaacgaaaatgaaaatatttgagaatatacGAGAGATCCCTAAAATCTGAGATTAAAAAAACAAGACTACTAAATGCCCACGGAAATGTCTGATAttgcattaattccattgatGTCCAACGTTCTTACACGCTTGCAAACGTTGCTCCATCAATTCCATTTAATCAATATTACTTATTTCTCCCAACGTATTTTCAGGTATGCAACGGATATTGACGTTGCACAACCCCGAAACTGATAGTTGCAAAATGTTGGATATGGGGTAGTGTTGGTTACTCCAATCATTGTATAGTTCCAGTTGAAGGTCGTAATGGTGGATTAATTCTCTTATGGCATCATGATATTGCTGCTGAAGTTGTTTCATACTCCAAAAACCTAATCCATCTTCAAATACAACCCACAAGTCCCTATCCTCTATGGAATCTCTTTTGCATCTATGGTCCACCAAACAAAAGTAATCGTGCACAATTCTGGCAAAGTTTGTTGGTGTATGCTCAACATGTTTAAGGACCTAAATGCTTCATAGGAGATTTCAATGCGTTATCTTCTTTGAGAGAGAAACATGGAGGCGACCAATCGATGAATAATACCATCTCTCAGTTTAACGGATTCATACACTCAAATCATCTCATGGATTTAGGATACTCTGGTCCAACTTATACTTGGAGTAATGGTAGACAACTTCAAAGTCTAATCAGGCAAAGGTTAGATAGAGTGGTAGCAACTCCTGATTGGTGTCTTATCTTCCAAAATTCTGGAGTTCTTCATATGCCAAGAATTTCAAGCGATCATCCCCCGATCCTTCTTAATACTTGTATAAGTATTGTAAGAAAGCCTCCTTCATACAGATTTGAGGCTTATTGGTGTTCGCAACCCTATTTTCTTAAGGTTGTTTTAGAGTCTTGGAATATCAATCTTTCTGAAGACCTGCAAAATAATCTTTTCTCTTTAGGGACTTTTCTGAAGAGCTGGAGTAAAACTAAAATCGGATGCATTAAGAATAAAATCAACAACTTGAAGAAAACTTTACTTCATCTTCAGGGTTTGATTCCAACACCAACTATTCTACAAAAATAGAAGCGTATTTCTGATCAATTGAATGAATATATCATAATGGATGCAACTTATTGGGAGCAGAGAATGAAACAAGTGTGGTTGAAGACAGGAGACAAGAACACGAAACAATTCCATCTATCAGCGCAACAACGAAGAAAGAAGAACAATATTACTCATCTTCAAAATTCTTCTAATATCTGGCTCACCAATCCATATGACATTGTTGATGAATTAGTTTCAATTTTCAGGCATCTTTTTCAAGAAGATGTGAACATCAGATCTCCATCAAATCTTCAAGAATCTTCATTCAGCTTGAATACGATAGAAAGTAACTCATTCTCGGATATACCATCTAGTGAAGATATATGGAATGTTGTTAGGAAGATGAACTCTTTTGGTTCACCCGGTCCAGACGGATACCCAGTCATGTTTTATAAGAAGTGCTGGACTATTGTTGGTGCAGATGTTACCAAGTTCATCCAGCAAATCTTCTCTACCGACATCATTCCGAGTAAGTTAAATCAAACTCACATTAGCTTAATCCCTAAAGTTAAAAACCCTTCAACAGCAGTGGATTTCCGTCCTATCGCCCTGTGCAATGTGTTGTATAAGTTTGTAGCTAAAGTTTTGGCTAACAGACTTAGTCCATTCTTAAATTTATTTATATCTTGGTCTCAAAATGCGTTTGTAAAGAACAGGCAGATAACGGATAATGTTGTTATAGCTAAAGACATATTTCATTCTATGAACAAATCTAAATCTAAACAAGGTTTTTTTGCTCTTAAATTGGATATGTCTAAGGCGTATGATAGGCTTTCTTGGTCTTTCTTAAGCTTTATGTTACATCAAATGGGTATTCATGGGCATTCTCATAGTTTGTTAGTgaattgtgtaacttcatcaacgtTCTCCATTCTTCTAAATGGTGCTCCTTATGGGAATTTTAAGAGTGGTAGGGGCTTACGTTAAGGTTGCCCTCTTTCACCTTCTTTGTTTATTATTTGTTCTCAAGGATTATCGCTTTTGATGGCAAAATTTGAAGCTCAAAATCTTTACAGTGGCTTTCAAATAAACAATCAAGCACCAACAATCAGTCATTTAATGTTTGCAGATGACTTGTTCTTTTTTGGGAAGAATTTAGAGGAAAATGTATATCAATTAAAATGTCTGTTGGATACTTATTCGTCCTTTTCAGGCCAGGTTATAAATTTTATGAAGTCATCTATTCATTTCAACAAGGGTTGCAATTCTTTTCATAGAGGAAGAACTATCCAAACTTTAGGTGTAAAGGAAATGCATAAAGATGAGAAGTATTTGGGTACATATCCTTTGAAATCTGATCGTAATATTGAAACTTTTGAACCGTTGAATTCAAAGTTTGATTCCAAACTCGCTGGATGGAGATGTTTTTTTGTCAACCAAGTGGGGATAACTTTATTATCTAAAAGTGTTCTATCAACAATTACGGTCTATTCAATGAGCACTTGCATTCTTCCCAAATGAGTTACTAATCAAAAATGACGAAAACTCAAAGAGCTTTCTGGTGGGGTCATGAAGTTCATGCAAAAAAACAACATTTTTTCAGATGGGAAAAAGCTATGAAAGGAAAGGAAGACGCATGTCTAGGAATAAGAAATATGGAGCTAGTCAATCTCTCCCTCGTCACTAAACTGGTTTGGAGATTCTTGACTAACCAACAAGCTGTTTGGGTTCAAATGTTTCATGCAAAGTATCTACGTCATATTTCTTTTTGGGACTATCAGATAAAGCCAGGGGATTCCAATACTTGGAAGGATATGATGACGGTTCGGAATATCTTCGTCAACAACTGCTGCTGGTTTATCGGAAGCGGAAATAATATTCATGTTTGGAACGACCCTTGGATCCCAAACTTACCGGGTTTCAGACCATCAAGGCTTCATAATGCAAGTACTCATGTGACGTGGGTTTCTCAGCTTTTTGTCCAGGGTCAAAGAATATGGAACATGGATTTATTGTTGGAGTTATTCCCGCTGGATCAAGCTGAAATTATTTCTCAGATATACATCCCGCAAGATGAGGAAATTCAAGATCAACTAATATGGCTGAAAACTCCATCAGGACAGTTCACCACGAAGTCATGTTATAAACTCCTCTCTGACAATAATCCAACAACTTCATCGTTGGCAGAATTTCCTTGGAAAAAGTTTTGGAAGCAAGTCCAATCTCTGCCAAAGATTAAGAATTTCGTGTGGAAAAGTACTTCATGAAGGAATAGATGTGTATGCTAATCTCAGCAAACATAATATTCATATTCAGAACGTTTGCCCCTTATGTAACTCAGTTGAAGAGTCGATCCTTCATCTATTATTTCAATGTCAGTTTGCTTCGGAAGTTTATCAGACTAGCCCGATTATGATTGAAGTTCAGGGTGAAAGTGTTATGGACATTATCGGTCATTGGTTGACTTACCCTGATCAAGGGATTATGCTGAACTTGGGTGTTTGCTTAATGTGGAATATTTGGAAGGCGAGGAATGAATTGGTTTTCAATAATAATCACACTGCTGTTGGTTCCTGCATTCATAAAGCTTTGGAAGATTTCAAGTCTTTTGACCTACATCATGCTTTGAACTTCTGCTCAGAGATTCAAGTCAATCAAAATATTATAGCACATTGGGAACCACCACCTCCAACAtttgtgaagataaatgtggACGCAACATATAACAACGCGAAAGGTGCAGTGGCGGCTGTTGCGGTGGATTCTTTTGGCTATCATCTGGGTTGTGGTTCCTTTTGTTTTGATACCTTTTCGGCAGCAGTGGCAGATGCAAAAGCATATGGTTTCGGTGTTCATCTGGCCAAGAGATTACAACTTTCTCGTATTATAGTGGAAGGTGATGCCTCTGAGGTTCCAAAAGCAGTGACAGGAAATACGAATGAGATCCCTTGGAGCATTCGCTCAATGGTTCTATCTATTCGTGATCGCATTAAGGAGtttagtgaaattatatttgtagATGTTCCTAGAGATGCTAATTCAATTGCACATGACTTAGTTCAATAAACAATCTCTAACTTTATCAACAGATGGTGGTATCATAATGAACCTCCAAATTGTATTATGCAACGTCTCACTTTCAGTGAGGATTAATATAACTTTTCAtctgtttccttcaaaaaaaaaaaactttagtaaTTATATATTTTGATTGAAGATACTAATCACTTTGatttcaaagtttttttttttgacactcCATATAAATAAAGAGAAACAAAGATTCTTATTcagcactaatttttttttttaatattaagtACAATGGGAAGAATAGTAAGTACAAGAAAGAagataaaaaggaaaaatatatatatacgatGAAGCGGCGTCATCCTCGGATAACAATAAGAGGAAGAGGATAACTACAAGTAAAAGTACAACTGCGAGAAAAAACAGTACTGCGAAAAAAAGTAGCCTGGCAAAAATTGTTCATGATTTGGATCTGGAAGAGGAAGATTTCGGTTCGGATACGTATAAAGTTATAAACTAGATTCAGGCAGTAAAACTGACAAGAAGAAGCTTAAAGAAACCTTAAGGTTGGGTAATAAACTATATTTGGGCAATAACGCAAAGATACTCTTAAGGTTTCTTCAACCTTCTCTTTGTCGCTTTATTGCCCAAATCTAGTTTATACATATCCGAACTGAAATCTTCCTCTTCCAGATCCAAATCACGAACAATTTTTGTCGGGCAATTTTTTTTCGCAGTAGTGCATTTTCTCGCAGTTGTATTTTGACTTGTAGttatcctcttcctcttcttgttATCCGAGGATGCTGCTGCTgctttatatcatatatatatatatatatatacttttcatctttatcttctttcttgtaattactcttctttccatagtacttaatgtaaaaaaaaatgatttagtACAGAATAAGAATCTCTGTTTCTCTTTATTTATATGGAGTGCCAAATAAAAAAACTTTGAAATCAAAGTGATTAGTATCttcactcaaaatatataattacgaaagtttgaacaatacaatatttttctttctgttttgATTCCCGAAAATTTCTGCCAACCCGTCCACTAGGAGTTACAGCTTTCtgtaatggaaaaaaaaaacctaaaagttCTATATGTACCACGTTATGGAACAAGTCAAAAAACGTCCGCCCTCCTAACAAAAAATGGAGTAGTGTTATCGTGGAGAACATTTTCACTTAACAGGAAAAGTCGTTTAACAGTTCGAGTGTTTTTTTTACTACAAAAGTGCAAATTATATTAAAAAGGAAGAGGTCATAAGGGGGTGACAActtataaagagaaaaaaaaatgaagtaaTCAGCAATTTCCAACCACAGTATCCCAGTTACAAATTAGCGCACTAAAAGAATAGCCATTAAAAATCTTAGTAGGCAATGCCCAATTAAAAAGAGTGCATTTTACATAAATAATAAGTTGATTAACATTTTACATAAAAAATAAGTTGATTAACATTTCTTTTCCTAATCTCAGAAAACCTTGTAATTTTTTCACGCCATATTTTCCACCAAATGGTAAAAGGTATAAGACCCACAGCTTCTCCTTCATAACCCTTCTCCGCCACCCGAACAATTTCAATATCTCCACCACCAAGTGATTTGGAATAAACAGCTGACCAGCTCTTGAAAACTTGGTTAGGATTCTCGTGAGCTGAGTCGGACCATTAGCACTGAAGACTATGACTGCTGTTGGTGTCTCCATAAGAAGActgaccttgtttgtttgcagctgacttggcgtctggatctgagtcaactcctgactcgggccgagtcaacagtcagatcgtttgttttgtattttgagtcagatctgactcgacctttGACTCGGAtttatttgagtcaggtaacaaaatacccctgactcacgggaccaaaccactgactcacgttttttgagtcGGGTGAgtaagatctgactcaaaacaaacatatcgaatcagatccagatgagctaggtgatttcactcagatccagatgattcagatccaaaCGAGTCAGATGAATCAAGAGTAACCAAACAAGGTGTAGTTGTTGGCGTGATGCGTTTGGGAGCTGATGTGATGAAATTGCTAAGGGAACTGTGAACTGGGAGCATTACTGGATTCACTTATGATGGTGTAGATTACACTAGTTCATGTTTAATTCGGAAACCGGAAAAACCGCTGGTAAATGGATGGTTATTGCCTGGCAGCCTGGCCAATAGTGTATAGATAGTTATGCTTATGCACCACCAACTCTACCCCTAGACCCGCTCCCCACATAAACGCAATTTGCACTTCATGTATCATTGGCCTTGATTTTTTAGCACACTTGCAAGTTGCAACTGGTCCCAATCAAAAAGTTGCATGTTATCCGATTTGGTGGTACTGCATTTTTTGGTAGCAGGGGCCATGGATTACAAATTGAGATTATTGTTGTCACCAAGTGCGGAGCTTGCCCAGTGCCAGCCGTTCAAGGGAAATGCGAGCGTCTCTAAGGATGGATATATTTGAACAAAGTAACATTGTCTTCCATGGCTGAACATGAGCTCATCGGTTTCGACTCATCACCACATTCGAGTAAGTTGATTTCAAACCAGCCTAATGATATTTGACAAGAGCAATGCTGCACACACCGAGATAAATTCTTACACTTTATTCCACAGAAACTAGCTCTTTTGAAACAGCCTTGAATCTAGGATGTAAATGTCTGTAAAAAATTTGGAACCATAGGATTTCTCAAGAGATTTCCCTGGGTTTGATTATATAACTTATTGCCTCAGCGATTCAATCTAGAAACTGTACCCATTTTGTAAGTTATTCAATTTGAGTCATACGTCATAAGTAAAGTGTCTAACAGTTGAGCTGGTTTCCGACCGGGAGAAAATCTGTAAGACGAGAAAGATATATGGGTTGTTTGAGAACTATCCAGAGCAAGTCGGCATCATCGGTTCCAGTCTATGAAATCCAAGCAGCAAAACCGGTGGTACTTCTTTCTTCAGATCCTCCAAATCAAAGCAGACCCACTTTAGCTTCTGTTTTTGGAGGTAATCTGTTCGTATCTTCCATTTGTTGTCGCGTGATGAGATGTTTAACAAAtcgaaatcttcttagatctcctTTTGTATCTGCAAATTGGCCTTGGTCAAGTATATTTTGGGGAGCCTGTGATTGCATTATCATTTGTGTTCTTAATTCAACTTTAGTTCTTGTTTGTGGTGATGATATGATTTCAGTTCATCCTAATTTAGTTTTGGTGCCTTACGTTAATATGTTagcttttagtt
This genomic stretch from Papaver somniferum cultivar HN1 chromosome 5, ASM357369v1, whole genome shotgun sequence harbors:
- the LOC113279602 gene encoding WAT1-related protein At4g19185-like is translated as MELMEQRLQAWSAIFGNDVTVLLHENDFIAGAQPEPAGWFISSLIGNCFCMAAYLSLQAPLLLKYPASLSVAASSYFFDEMFMVIARISATDGNIVWTLTRSKLAADLCAGIVASDVNSNDMVQHWWLSLHLFFYQRFS